Proteins encoded within one genomic window of Alcanivorax sp. REN37:
- a CDS encoding AzlC family ABC transporter permease, with translation MSWRALFRLTTPVLMGYLPLGFAFGLVAAQMALPVWVPVLMSVLVYSGTNQFLLLSLWGAGVGTVQILVAVALLSSRHLFYGLSLLHHRFRSRGQKHYTLYALTDETFSLLVSLPPEQGLANAGRIAFLNQCYWVGGVLIGALAGHELPLALDGLPFALAALFIVLMVEQFMQVRQPRYFVQALLMGLLCLWLLPREHFLLAAIGGCLLLVAGDYLRSRRHEH, from the coding sequence ATGTCCTGGCGGGCCTTGTTCCGCCTTACCACCCCGGTGCTGATGGGCTACCTGCCGCTGGGTTTTGCGTTCGGTCTGGTGGCGGCGCAGATGGCGCTGCCGGTGTGGGTGCCGGTACTGATGTCCGTGCTGGTTTATTCCGGCACCAATCAGTTTTTGCTGCTCTCGCTGTGGGGCGCTGGCGTCGGAACGGTGCAGATTCTGGTGGCGGTAGCGCTGCTCAGCTCGCGCCATCTGTTCTACGGTCTGTCGCTGCTGCATCACCGCTTTCGCAGTCGCGGCCAGAAGCACTACACGCTTTACGCGCTTACCGACGAGACGTTCTCGCTGCTGGTATCGCTGCCGCCGGAACAAGGACTGGCCAACGCCGGGCGCATTGCCTTTCTCAACCAATGCTATTGGGTCGGCGGCGTACTGATCGGGGCGTTGGCCGGCCATGAATTACCGCTGGCACTGGACGGGCTGCCGTTTGCCCTCGCCGCGCTGTTCATCGTGTTGATGGTGGAGCAGTTCATGCAGGTGCGGCAGCCCCGCTATTTCGTACAAGCGTTACTGATGGGCCTACTGTGCCTGTGGCTGTTGCCGCGCGAGCACTTCCTGCTGGCCGCCATCGGCGGCTGTCTGTTGCTTGTCGCCGGCGATTACCTGCGGA
- a CDS encoding MFS transporter: protein MSGARALTRHDAKVLGLSALGGALEFYDFIIFVFFASVIGPLFFPPDMPEWLVLIQTFGIFAAGYLVRPLGGIVMAHFGDRVGRKRMFALSVFLMSVATLGMACLPTYDHIGLAAPVLLILLRMLQGAAIGGEVPGAWTFVSEHVPAHRVGMACGFLCSGLSLGILLGSLIAAGINWVFTEQQVSDYAWRIPFFLGGIFGLISVYLRRFLSETPVFTAMQQDPRLQDKLPLKTVLRDHRHGVVISVLLTWVLSAGVVVTTLMTSTFLEKIYHYTALQALLGTSFGTLFMLVATVIGGMLVDRVGSGRFFLVGGLVFAATTFSFYSFAGVSLPVMFALYALMGLGVGLVGGVPYVMVRAFPAPVRFSGLSFSYNVAYAVLGGLTPVVVTTLVAVNPLAPGWYLLFIGALSCGLGLYLMHHSERVEGEIGLDTAPRR from the coding sequence GTGAGCGGCGCCCGAGCTCTTACCCGTCACGACGCCAAGGTGTTGGGGCTGTCCGCTCTCGGCGGCGCGCTGGAGTTTTACGACTTCATCATCTTCGTGTTCTTCGCCAGCGTCATTGGACCGCTGTTCTTTCCGCCAGACATGCCGGAATGGCTGGTACTGATCCAGACCTTCGGCATCTTTGCTGCCGGCTATCTGGTGCGGCCATTAGGCGGCATCGTGATGGCCCACTTCGGAGACCGAGTCGGGCGCAAACGCATGTTCGCGCTGTCGGTGTTCCTGATGTCGGTGGCGACGCTGGGCATGGCCTGCCTGCCTACCTACGACCACATCGGTCTGGCGGCGCCGGTGCTGTTGATCCTACTGCGCATGCTGCAAGGTGCCGCGATCGGCGGTGAAGTGCCCGGCGCCTGGACATTCGTCTCCGAGCACGTGCCCGCGCACCGGGTCGGCATGGCGTGCGGTTTCCTGTGTTCCGGCCTGAGCCTCGGCATCCTGCTCGGCTCGCTGATCGCCGCCGGCATCAACTGGGTGTTCACCGAACAACAGGTCAGCGATTACGCCTGGCGCATTCCGTTCTTCCTAGGCGGCATTTTCGGCTTGATCAGCGTTTACCTGCGCCGCTTCCTCAGCGAGACCCCGGTGTTCACGGCGATGCAGCAAGATCCACGGCTGCAAGACAAACTGCCACTTAAAACCGTGCTGCGTGACCACCGCCATGGCGTGGTGATTTCGGTGCTGTTGACCTGGGTGCTATCGGCCGGGGTGGTGGTCACCACGCTGATGACTTCCACCTTCCTAGAAAAGATCTACCACTACACCGCCCTGCAAGCGCTGCTCGGCACCAGCTTCGGCACGCTGTTCATGCTGGTGGCGACGGTGATCGGCGGCATGTTGGTAGACCGCGTCGGCAGTGGGCGCTTCTTCCTGGTCGGCGGGCTGGTGTTTGCTGCCACCACTTTCAGCTTTTACTCGTTTGCCGGCGTGTCGCTGCCGGTGATGTTCGCGCTCTATGCGCTAATGGGGCTGGGTGTGGGACTGGTGGGCGGTGTGCCCTATGTGATGGTGCGGGCGTTCCCGGCACCGGTGCGATTCAGCGGACTGTCGTTTTCCTATAACGTCGCCTACGCGGTACTCGGCGGCCTGACGCCAGTGGTAGTGACCACGCTGGTAGCGGTAAATCCGCTAGCGCCGGGCTGGTACCTGCTGTTCATCGGCGCGCTGTCCTGCGGCCTAGGCCTGTACCTGATGCACCACAGTGAGCGGGTGGAAGGCGAAATCGGACTCGACACCGCCCCCCGCCGCTGA
- a CDS encoding DksA/TraR family C4-type zinc finger protein has protein sequence MATGWAHEGAVQDQIDSTIEDAVQRVRSQLPQGESLTHCEACEALIPEARRRAVPGVRLCVPCQEQEDNEQRVFSGYNRRGSKDSQLR, from the coding sequence ATGGCGACAGGATGGGCCCATGAGGGCGCGGTACAGGACCAGATTGATAGCACCATCGAAGATGCGGTGCAGCGGGTGCGCAGCCAACTGCCGCAAGGGGAAAGCCTGACCCATTGCGAAGCCTGTGAGGCGCTGATTCCAGAAGCTCGGCGCCGGGCGGTGCCTGGGGTGCGTCTGTGTGTCCCATGTCAGGAGCAAGAAGACAACGAGCAACGTGTTTTCAGCGGCTACAACCGCCGCGGCAGTAAGGACAGCCAACTGCGCTGA
- a CDS encoding type II toxin-antitoxin system RelE/ParE family toxin, giving the protein MNILKRKDFARWQAMERVPDAVLCQAVRAMESGLIDAELGGLLYKMRIARPGVGKRCGWRMLLSARIGQRYVFLHGFAKGDKGNITPDEGLALRYAGRVFLELSGMELIKALQAGVLLEVCCDKQDH; this is encoded by the coding sequence ATGAACATTTTGAAGCGGAAGGATTTCGCCCGTTGGCAGGCGATGGAGCGCGTCCCGGACGCCGTGCTGTGCCAAGCAGTGAGGGCAATGGAAAGCGGGCTGATCGATGCTGAGCTGGGTGGTCTGCTCTACAAAATGCGCATCGCTCGGCCTGGTGTTGGCAAGCGTTGCGGTTGGCGCATGTTGCTGTCCGCGCGCATCGGCCAGCGTTATGTGTTCCTGCATGGATTCGCTAAAGGCGACAAGGGAAATATCACTCCCGACGAGGGCCTCGCACTGCGCTATGCAGGCCGGGTGTTCCTTGAGCTGTCGGGTATGGAGTTGATCAAGGCATTGCAGGCGGGAGTCCTGTTGGAGGTGTGTTGTGACAAGCAAGATCATTGA
- a CDS encoding helix-turn-helix domain-containing protein, producing MTSKIIESLRGDLAALHEAGAVSKVTMRKFDAICPPPVRPFDADDIKRLRETLNFSQPVFALFLHTTASTVRKWEQGETRPAGPALKLLNILADKGLQAII from the coding sequence GTGACAAGCAAGATCATTGAATCGCTGCGTGGTGACTTGGCCGCGCTGCATGAAGCCGGGGCGGTCAGCAAGGTGACCATGCGCAAGTTCGACGCCATCTGTCCGCCGCCGGTGCGTCCGTTCGATGCGGACGACATCAAGCGACTGCGTGAAACGCTGAATTTCAGCCAGCCAGTGTTTGCGCTGTTCCTGCACACCACGGCATCAACGGTGCGCAAGTGGGAGCAGGGTGAAACCCGTCCGGCGGGGCCGGCGCTGAAGCTGCTCAACATCCTGGCAGACAAGGGGCTGCAGGCCATCATCTGA
- the galE gene encoding UDP-glucose 4-epimerase GalE, with translation MRSVLVTGGAGYIGSHTVLQLLEAGWHVHVLDNFANSDAEALRRVQQLVPDGHLSWTAGDMADTALVTQLLGDTRPQAVLHFAGLKAVGESVAEPLRYYRVNVGGTLSVLEAMQTTGVRQLVFSSSATVYGIPEQLPLTEQAALGVTNPYGATKLHIEQMLRDLHRAEPDFRIALLRYFNPVGAHPSGRIGEAPQGTPNNLMPYIAQVAAGLRPALTVYGDDYPTPDGTGVRDYIHVMDLAAGHLAALQALQNGDGELIVNLGTGRGYSVLEMAKAFEVASGRPVPLTISARRAGDVAACYADPSFARQALGWEAQRSLTDMCRDHWHWQHSNPHGYRSE, from the coding sequence ATGCGCAGCGTTCTGGTTACCGGCGGCGCCGGCTACATCGGCAGCCACACTGTGCTGCAATTGCTAGAGGCCGGCTGGCACGTCCACGTGCTGGACAATTTCGCCAACAGCGACGCCGAGGCCCTGCGCCGGGTGCAACAGTTGGTACCGGACGGCCACTTGTCTTGGACTGCAGGCGACATGGCAGACACCGCACTGGTGACCCAGTTGCTGGGCGACACCCGGCCGCAGGCGGTACTCCACTTTGCCGGCCTCAAGGCGGTGGGCGAATCAGTGGCCGAGCCGCTGCGTTACTACCGTGTCAATGTCGGCGGTACGCTCAGTGTGTTGGAAGCCATGCAAACCACCGGCGTGCGGCAGTTGGTGTTCAGCTCCTCCGCCACCGTTTACGGCATTCCAGAGCAGCTGCCGCTGACCGAACAGGCGGCGCTCGGCGTCACCAACCCCTATGGCGCCACCAAGCTGCACATTGAGCAAATGCTGCGCGACCTGCACCGCGCCGAACCGGACTTCCGTATTGCGCTGCTGCGTTACTTTAATCCTGTGGGTGCCCATCCGAGCGGCCGTATCGGCGAGGCCCCGCAGGGCACGCCGAACAACTTGATGCCTTATATTGCTCAAGTGGCGGCTGGCTTGCGGCCGGCGTTGACGGTCTACGGCGATGACTACCCCACCCCGGACGGCACCGGGGTGCGTGACTATATTCACGTGATGGACTTGGCGGCCGGCCATCTGGCGGCCTTGCAGGCGCTGCAGAACGGCGACGGGGAATTGATCGTCAACCTCGGCACCGGCCGGGGTTACTCCGTGCTGGAGATGGCGAAAGCCTTTGAAGTCGCCAGCGGCCGCCCGGTGCCGCTGACTATTAGCGCGCGCCGTGCGGGTGATGTGGCCGCCTGCTACGCCGACCCCTCCTTTGCCCGGCAGGCATTGGGTTGGGAAGCACAGCGTTCATTGACAGACATGTGCCGCGACCATTGGCACTGGCAGCACAGCAACCCACACGGTTACCGCAGCGAGTGA
- a CDS encoding alkaline phosphatase PhoX: MAYTRRALLRTLFYGAGAAAAVAWGLDRPSGYLPLSRVPGALPPLDKLPGRELPLVAGPLSQIGLLQNSGVDGIWIPEGFSVRCVARHLANPVSGRIDPSGGLLGYSWHRAPDGGAVFGAEDGGWVYVSNSETNRSGGVGALRFAADGSLIDAYPVLLNTRRNCAGGPTPWGTWLSCEELSDGLVYECDPFGTPAQAVVHPALGCFRHEAAAVDEQTRTVYLTEDHGDGRFYRFRSFGRVSGINGRSALDLSQGVLEVLEIDGFAHGGYDDNLASARVLRKVRWQPVLQPQHPQGEVRDQYRASTGQGAPGTRFNGGEGLWIQHFPDGQQPLLPDGQRPLRAVVFFACKGDNRVYALDIDNDQIEVVFDNEHLIGTGQAPFKDVDNLVVSPAGDVIVAEDGDAMRLMVMVPNGVPRILLQIDHGGSELTGPAFTPDGSRLYFSSQRGPSAMLVNRGATYELTLPPAFRPGSA; this comes from the coding sequence ATGGCCTATACCCGCCGCGCCTTGTTGCGCACTTTGTTTTACGGTGCCGGAGCCGCCGCTGCTGTGGCATGGGGGTTGGACCGCCCGTCCGGCTACCTGCCGCTCAGCCGTGTCCCCGGCGCGTTGCCGCCGCTGGATAAACTGCCAGGCCGCGAGTTGCCGCTGGTGGCCGGGCCACTGTCGCAAATTGGACTGCTGCAGAATTCCGGCGTCGATGGCATCTGGATTCCGGAAGGCTTCTCGGTGCGCTGTGTGGCGCGCCACTTGGCCAACCCGGTCAGCGGCCGCATTGATCCCAGTGGTGGGCTGCTCGGTTACAGCTGGCATCGGGCACCGGACGGCGGCGCCGTGTTCGGTGCAGAAGATGGCGGCTGGGTGTATGTGTCTAACAGCGAGACCAACCGCAGTGGTGGTGTCGGCGCACTGCGCTTTGCCGCCGACGGCAGCTTGATCGATGCCTATCCGGTGCTGCTCAACACCCGCCGCAATTGCGCCGGCGGGCCGACACCGTGGGGCACTTGGTTGTCCTGCGAGGAACTGTCGGATGGGCTGGTGTACGAATGCGATCCGTTCGGCACGCCGGCGCAGGCGGTGGTGCATCCGGCGCTGGGGTGCTTCCGCCACGAGGCGGCGGCAGTGGATGAGCAGACGCGCACGGTGTACCTCACTGAAGACCACGGCGACGGTCGCTTCTATCGCTTCCGCTCGTTCGGCCGGGTGTCCGGCATCAACGGACGCAGTGCCTTGGACCTGAGCCAGGGCGTGTTGGAAGTGCTGGAAATTGACGGCTTTGCCCACGGTGGTTACGACGATAATCTCGCCAGTGCCCGGGTGCTGCGCAAGGTGCGCTGGCAGCCGGTGCTGCAACCCCAACACCCGCAGGGCGAGGTGCGTGACCAGTACCGCGCCAGCACCGGACAGGGTGCGCCCGGCACCCGCTTCAATGGCGGCGAGGGGTTGTGGATCCAGCACTTCCCTGACGGCCAGCAGCCGCTGTTGCCGGACGGTCAGCGGCCATTGCGGGCGGTGGTGTTTTTCGCTTGCAAGGGCGACAACCGGGTCTACGCGCTCGACATCGACAACGATCAGATTGAAGTGGTGTTCGACAACGAGCATTTGATCGGCACCGGGCAAGCACCGTTTAAGGACGTGGATAACTTGGTGGTCAGCCCGGCCGGCGATGTGATCGTGGCCGAAGACGGTGATGCCATGCGGCTGATGGTGATGGTGCCGAACGGTGTGCCGCGCATCCTGCTGCAGATCGACCATGGCGGTTCGGAGTTGACCGGCCCGGCGTTCACGCCGGATGGTTCGCGGCTGTATTTCAGCTCCCAACGCGGTCCGTCCGCCATGTTGGTCAATCGCGGCGCCACGTATGAATTGACGTTGCCGCCGGCGTTCCGCCCGGGCAGCGCTTGA
- the rmuC gene encoding DNA recombination protein RmuC, translating to MTLTAQAIGLMGVLALLALALGAVIGRWPVGRLASRLEQCEQQLAAARQLTDSQQQQLTALSAEQRTLHTAHQVQQAELNHSRDALALSQQREQQHSTALADAQHRLSQRAEQLSAETTRVAALQEQLQQLLAELQQQRQQFQQLQQRHAELQSQHAEQEARLTERDAHHQQQLALFEQQKQQLSEQFKLLANDILETKSKALQEHSQASLSGVMQPFQKFMDDFKKEVQDIHHRETAQQGAMRQELATLKSLNQQITQEAHELATALRGQKKLQGNWGELVLDNILERSGLRRDQDYRREVSFQTEDGRQRPDAIVYLPQSKHLIIDAKVSLAAYTRYVNSEDELERQQALREHVQAFRDRINELADRAYDKIEGLNSPEVVFMFVPIESAFVEALKADEQLFQVAMARNILVATPTTLLTSLNIVRQLWRFEDQNKHTAALASKADQVFRKLNTFLASFEQIRRSLDRASEAYVKAEGQLVSGRGNLVKQVADFKQLAPAIQGELPEYFVEKASLEIDLVPPTDDHGES from the coding sequence ATGACGTTAACCGCGCAGGCCATCGGGCTGATGGGTGTGCTGGCACTGCTGGCCTTGGCACTGGGCGCCGTAATCGGCCGCTGGCCGGTCGGTCGGCTGGCGAGCCGGTTGGAACAGTGTGAGCAGCAGCTGGCGGCCGCACGCCAGCTCACTGACAGCCAACAGCAACAGCTGACTGCCTTGAGCGCCGAGCAACGCACCTTGCATACCGCCCATCAAGTGCAGCAAGCGGAACTCAATCACAGCCGTGATGCACTGGCACTCAGCCAGCAGCGAGAGCAACAGCACAGCACCGCACTGGCCGATGCTCAGCATCGTCTCAGTCAGCGCGCCGAACAGCTGAGCGCCGAAACCACCCGTGTGGCCGCGTTGCAGGAACAGTTGCAACAGCTGCTGGCGGAGCTGCAACAACAACGTCAGCAATTTCAGCAACTGCAACAGCGTCACGCCGAACTACAAAGCCAGCACGCCGAACAGGAGGCCCGACTCACCGAGCGCGACGCCCACCACCAGCAACAACTGGCCCTGTTCGAACAACAAAAGCAGCAGCTGTCAGAGCAATTCAAACTGCTGGCCAACGATATCCTCGAAACCAAGAGCAAGGCGCTGCAGGAACACAGCCAAGCCAGCCTCAGCGGCGTGATGCAGCCGTTCCAAAAGTTCATGGATGACTTCAAAAAAGAAGTGCAGGACATCCACCACCGTGAAACCGCTCAGCAAGGCGCCATGCGCCAAGAACTGGCAACGCTGAAAAGTCTCAACCAGCAGATCACCCAAGAAGCCCACGAATTGGCCACCGCCCTGCGTGGGCAGAAGAAGCTGCAGGGCAACTGGGGTGAGCTGGTGTTGGACAACATCCTTGAGCGTTCCGGTCTGCGCCGTGATCAAGACTACCGCCGCGAGGTGTCGTTCCAGACCGAAGATGGTCGCCAGCGCCCGGATGCCATTGTTTACCTGCCGCAGAGCAAGCATCTGATCATCGACGCCAAGGTGTCGCTGGCGGCTTATACCCGCTATGTGAACAGCGAGGACGAGCTGGAGCGGCAGCAGGCGCTGCGCGAGCACGTGCAGGCGTTCCGCGACCGCATCAACGAATTGGCTGATCGCGCCTACGACAAAATCGAAGGGCTGAACTCACCGGAAGTGGTGTTCATGTTTGTGCCGATCGAGTCGGCATTCGTGGAAGCGCTGAAGGCCGATGAGCAACTGTTCCAGGTGGCGATGGCGCGCAATATTTTGGTGGCCACGCCCACCACCCTGCTCACCAGCCTTAACATCGTGCGCCAGCTGTGGCGGTTTGAGGACCAGAACAAGCACACCGCCGCGCTGGCGTCGAAAGCGGACCAAGTGTTCCGCAAGCTCAACACCTTCTTGGCCAGCTTCGAGCAAATCCGCCGCAGTCTTGATCGCGCCAGCGAAGCCTATGTGAAAGCCGAGGGGCAGTTGGTCAGCGGCCGCGGCAACCTGGTCAAACAAGTGGCCGACTTCAAGCAGTTGGCGCCCGCCATTCAAGGCGAACTGCCGGAATACTTTGTCGAGAAAGCATCGCTGGAAATTGACCTGGTACCGCCCACCGACGACCACGGCGAGAGCTAA